The proteins below are encoded in one region of Microbispora sp. NBC_01189:
- a CDS encoding mycofactocin-coupled SDR family oxidoreductase, which translates to MGRVENKVVVITGAARGQGRSHAVRLAEEGADIIALDACTDIEVAQYPMATVEDLKETVRLVEQTGRRIFSRQVDVRDRAELQNAIDDGVAELGRLDVVIPNAGISVLGPDRPITAFTDTVDINLVGVINTIHATLPHLSETASVIVVGSMVGLIPDRGDPGPMGPGGLGYSLAKSTLIQYVNTLALQLAPSGRRVNAIHPTNVDTDMIQNESVWRLFRPDLEHPTREEGNASFAMIHGMPIPCLDPSDVSHAIVYLASDESRYVTGNQFKIDAGALLKRGVW; encoded by the coding sequence ATGGGCCGCGTGGAAAACAAGGTCGTTGTGATCACCGGTGCGGCGCGTGGGCAGGGACGCAGCCACGCCGTCCGGCTGGCGGAGGAAGGCGCCGACATCATCGCGCTGGACGCCTGCACGGACATCGAGGTCGCCCAGTATCCGATGGCCACCGTCGAAGACCTGAAGGAGACCGTCCGCCTGGTCGAGCAGACCGGCCGCCGGATCTTCAGCCGGCAGGTGGACGTCCGCGACCGCGCCGAACTGCAGAACGCGATCGACGACGGCGTGGCCGAGCTGGGCAGGCTGGACGTCGTGATCCCCAACGCCGGGATCAGCGTGCTCGGGCCGGACCGGCCGATCACCGCGTTCACCGACACCGTCGACATCAACCTGGTCGGCGTGATCAACACGATTCACGCCACGTTGCCGCACCTGAGCGAGACCGCCTCGGTCATCGTGGTCGGCTCGATGGTCGGCCTGATCCCCGACCGCGGGGACCCGGGCCCGATGGGCCCCGGCGGCCTCGGATACAGCCTGGCCAAGTCCACGCTGATCCAGTACGTGAACACACTGGCGCTCCAGCTCGCGCCCTCGGGCCGGCGGGTCAACGCCATCCACCCGACCAACGTCGACACCGACATGATCCAGAACGAGTCCGTGTGGCGGCTGTTCCGGCCGGACCTGGAGCACCCGACCCGGGAGGAGGGCAACGCCTCCTTCGCCATGATCCACGGCATGCCCATCCCGTGCCTGGACCCGTCCGACGTCTCGCACGCGATCGTCTACCTCGCGTCGGACGAGTCCCGCTACGTCACCGGCAACCAGTTCAAGATCGACGCCGGTGCCCTGCTCAAGAGGGGCGTGTGGTAA
- a CDS encoding ABC transporter ATP-binding protein has translation MSSRQSPTPHAVSLSGVRKVYGTGDNSVVALESVTVSFERRTLTAVMGPSGSGKTTLLHCAAGLDEPTEGSVQLDGQEINGLSETALTLLRRDKVGFIFQAFNLMPALTAEQNVVLPLRLAGRKIDKARARDVLTQVGLGDRAGHRPSELSGGQQQRVAIARALVASPAVIFADEPTGSLDSRTAREILELLRESVRLYDQTVVMVTHDPVAASYADRVVFLVDGSVVTEMANPTAESVAEQLTRLGEWAKQRSVARAEGGR, from the coding sequence ATGAGCAGTCGGCAATCCCCGACGCCGCATGCGGTGTCGCTGTCCGGAGTTCGCAAGGTCTACGGCACGGGCGACAACAGCGTGGTCGCGCTCGAATCCGTCACGGTGAGCTTCGAACGACGCACGCTCACCGCGGTGATGGGCCCGTCGGGTTCCGGCAAGACGACCCTGCTGCACTGCGCGGCGGGCCTCGACGAGCCGACCGAGGGATCGGTGCAGCTCGACGGCCAGGAGATCAACGGCCTCAGCGAGACCGCGCTGACCCTGCTGCGGCGGGACAAGGTCGGATTCATCTTCCAGGCGTTCAACCTGATGCCCGCGCTGACCGCGGAGCAGAACGTGGTCCTGCCGTTGCGACTGGCCGGACGAAAGATCGACAAGGCCAGGGCGAGGGACGTGCTGACCCAGGTGGGCCTGGGCGACCGGGCCGGCCACCGGCCGAGCGAGCTGTCCGGCGGGCAGCAGCAGCGGGTGGCCATCGCCAGGGCGCTCGTGGCCAGCCCCGCCGTGATCTTCGCCGACGAGCCCACGGGCTCGCTGGATTCCAGGACCGCCCGCGAGATCCTCGAACTGCTGCGTGAGTCGGTGCGCCTGTACGACCAGACCGTGGTGATGGTCACCCACGACCCCGTCGCCGCCTCCTACGCCGACCGCGTGGTGTTCCTCGTCGACGGGTCGGTGGTCACCGAGATGGCCAACCCCACGGCCGAGTCGGTCGCCGAGCAGCTCACCCGGCTGGGCGAGTGGGCGAAGCAGCGCTCGGTCGCGCGCGCGGAGGGCGGTCGCTGA
- a CDS encoding FtsX-like permease family protein — MFQLARRTLRYRWGGYVATFIGMFFCSMMLVAAGGMMETGLRQTVLPQRLAGADVVVAGDPRYILADNPVGALNEHVQIDRDLVTRLAAIPGVKTAIPDVAFDTFVLRDGRPVDTEAHGRDWGSAVLSPYSIGAGAAPQRAGEVALDTDTARRIGASTGDTIKIGAHGAVGDFTVTGIVAPAQPTTERSIFFTAPDVQRLARDPARVDTISLVAQPGTGAAALGAKASAAVGAPGIAVLTGDDRGNAEFPSSLEVHDLILIAGIFVALSLVAGLLAVASTLSLVAGNREREIAVLRAIGATPWQTRRMILAEALVVSLLATTLSVLPGWFVGEFLYRMVVRIGVAPEELSYERGWVLPVIAYVLAVATSLGAGLIAGKRALRARPTAAMAGTDAVVKRTGWVRRIIGLVLFAYSGGLIFVALNLVTGPFIAGPANWAAILFALGVMLLGRDITRVLVAVLTPPLRRLSSVSGYLAALNARARVPQLAAVITPIMLMTSVATATTYVITTEAASINIYTESLAGNVIIKAPPGGFGPEALPKVREVAGVAAASEFTASAGFVDDPPDPRAGADLGGWQFKGFTADAAEKVGAATMTSGSLTQLKGDTVVINDVYSKELKRGVGDTITLRLGDNSRVNVKIVGLMSEKVSFESIILPIDLLSKHTTAGLPLYILAAPQPGTSVAQLSAALSGVVAAFPGAQIVDRQTLRGSFEHHLGAEELVNYLFLALLMGFIAISVINTLFLATGHRRREFGLQRLIGATRRQVLRMTAVEGALTALIGIGLGALIAPLAFVTFALGRTGKLVPAGSPLIFLLIAGAAAVLTLGGTLVAVLRTLRNRPLEAALPT, encoded by the coding sequence ATGTTCCAGCTTGCCCGGAGAACCCTCCGCTACCGGTGGGGGGGATATGTCGCGACCTTCATCGGGATGTTCTTCTGCAGCATGATGCTGGTCGCCGCGGGCGGGATGATGGAGACCGGCCTGCGGCAGACCGTCCTGCCCCAGCGCCTCGCGGGGGCGGACGTGGTGGTCGCGGGCGACCCGCGCTACATCCTGGCCGACAACCCGGTCGGCGCGCTCAACGAACACGTGCAGATCGACCGTGACCTGGTGACCAGGCTCGCCGCGATTCCCGGCGTGAAGACGGCCATCCCCGACGTCGCCTTCGACACGTTCGTGCTCCGCGACGGCAGGCCCGTCGACACCGAGGCCCACGGGCGCGACTGGGGATCGGCGGTGCTCAGCCCCTACTCGATCGGCGCGGGCGCCGCGCCGCAGCGTGCGGGGGAGGTCGCGCTCGACACCGATACCGCGCGCCGGATCGGGGCGTCCACCGGAGACACGATCAAAATCGGCGCGCACGGCGCCGTCGGCGACTTCACCGTCACGGGCATCGTCGCCCCGGCGCAGCCGACGACCGAGCGCTCCATCTTCTTCACCGCCCCGGACGTCCAACGGCTCGCGCGGGACCCCGCCCGGGTCGACACGATCTCCCTCGTCGCCCAGCCCGGCACCGGCGCCGCCGCGCTCGGCGCGAAGGCCTCGGCGGCCGTGGGCGCTCCCGGCATCGCGGTCCTCACCGGGGACGACCGCGGCAACGCCGAGTTCCCCTCCTCCCTCGAAGTCCACGACCTGATCCTGATCGCCGGCATCTTCGTCGCGTTGTCGCTGGTCGCCGGGCTGCTCGCGGTCGCCTCCACGCTCTCGCTGGTCGCCGGCAACCGGGAGCGGGAGATCGCGGTGCTGCGCGCGATCGGCGCCACACCCTGGCAGACCCGCAGGATGATCCTCGCCGAGGCGCTGGTGGTGTCGCTGCTCGCGACCACGCTCTCTGTCCTGCCGGGATGGTTCGTCGGCGAGTTCCTGTACCGGATGGTGGTCAGGATCGGCGTGGCCCCCGAAGAGCTGTCCTACGAGCGCGGATGGGTGCTTCCGGTCATCGCCTACGTGCTGGCCGTGGCGACCTCGCTCGGCGCCGGTCTGATCGCCGGGAAGCGGGCCCTGCGCGCCCGGCCCACCGCCGCCATGGCCGGCACCGACGCGGTGGTCAAGCGGACGGGCTGGGTCCGGCGGATCATCGGCCTGGTGCTCTTCGCCTACAGCGGCGGGCTGATCTTCGTCGCGCTGAACCTGGTCACCGGGCCCTTCATCGCCGGCCCGGCCAACTGGGCGGCCATCCTGTTCGCGCTCGGCGTGATGCTCCTCGGCCGCGACATCACCCGGGTCCTGGTCGCGGTGCTCACCCCGCCGCTGCGGCGGCTGTCGTCGGTGTCCGGCTACCTCGCCGCGCTGAACGCCAGGGCGCGGGTGCCGCAACTGGCCGCGGTCATCACCCCGATCATGCTCATGACCTCGGTCGCCACCGCCACCACCTACGTCATCACGACGGAGGCGGCGTCGATCAACATCTACACCGAGAGCCTGGCCGGCAACGTCATCATCAAGGCGCCGCCCGGCGGGTTCGGCCCGGAGGCCCTGCCCAAGGTCCGCGAGGTGGCCGGGGTCGCGGCGGCGTCGGAGTTCACCGCGAGCGCCGGGTTCGTCGACGACCCGCCGGACCCGCGGGCCGGCGCGGACCTCGGCGGCTGGCAGTTCAAGGGCTTCACCGCCGACGCCGCCGAGAAGGTGGGCGCGGCCACGATGACCTCGGGCTCGCTCACGCAGCTGAAGGGCGACACCGTCGTCATCAACGACGTCTACTCCAAGGAGCTGAAGAGGGGCGTCGGCGACACGATCACGCTGCGCCTCGGCGACAACTCCCGGGTGAACGTCAAGATCGTGGGGCTGATGTCGGAGAAGGTGAGCTTCGAGTCGATCATCCTGCCGATCGACCTGCTGTCCAAGCACACCACCGCCGGCCTGCCGCTCTACATCCTCGCCGCGCCTCAGCCCGGGACGTCGGTCGCGCAGCTGTCCGCCGCGCTGAGCGGTGTCGTCGCCGCCTTCCCCGGGGCGCAGATCGTCGACCGGCAGACTCTGCGCGGGTCGTTCGAGCACCATCTCGGGGCGGAGGAGCTGGTGAACTACCTCTTCCTCGCGCTGCTGATGGGCTTCATCGCGATCTCTGTGATCAACACGCTGTTCCTGGCCACCGGTCACCGCAGACGCGAGTTCGGCCTGCAGCGGCTCATCGGCGCCACCCGCAGGCAGGTGCTGCGGATGACGGCGGTGGAGGGCGCTCTCACGGCATTGATCGGCATCGGCCTCGGCGCACTCATCGCGCCGCTCGCGTTCGTGACGTTCGCCCTCGGGCGGACGGGCAAACTCGTGCCGGCCGGGTCACCGCTGATCTTCCTGCTGATCGCCGGGGCCGCGGCGGTCCTGACCCTCGGGGGCACCCTGGTCGCGGTGCTGCGGACGCTGCGCAACCGGCCGCTCGAGGCCGCACTGCCCACCTGA
- a CDS encoding LLM class flavin-dependent oxidoreductase, with protein MRFGLFYHHQVPKPWTEDSEERVLRESLEQIELADRLGYDYVWETEHHFMEEYSHSAAPEVFLAAAAARTKNIRLAHGIVSIPPNVNHPVRVAERLATLDLISGGRVDFGSGQGSTQLEVGAFDVERDKKREQWREAIDVITRMLTEVPFTGHQGQWINVPPRNVVPKPKQKPHPPLWVACSSPETVEHAARNGMGALSFAFVSPEEAKERVETYYDLIASEECVPAGYAVNPNFALVMPFMCHEDEETALDRGVHGAHFFAYSFLHYWMHGAHRPGATDIARDFAENRDAFGFSRHLPPETRADMDPDLLARIDNLRKAIGTPDQLRELVRSYEEVGVDQIIFQVQIGANKHEHICESLELFAREVMPEFAERREDLDAAKAARLEVPIKDALSRHQPATVDVSHVVISAEQAEMLENTDDEDD; from the coding sequence ATGCGCTTTGGGTTGTTCTACCACCACCAGGTGCCGAAGCCGTGGACCGAGGACAGCGAGGAGCGGGTGCTCAGGGAGTCCCTTGAGCAGATCGAGCTCGCCGACCGCCTCGGCTACGACTATGTGTGGGAGACCGAGCACCACTTCATGGAGGAGTACTCCCACTCGGCCGCCCCCGAGGTCTTCCTGGCCGCCGCCGCGGCCCGGACGAAGAACATCCGGCTCGCGCACGGGATCGTCTCGATCCCGCCGAACGTGAACCACCCCGTACGCGTGGCCGAGCGCCTGGCCACCCTCGACCTCATCTCCGGCGGCCGGGTCGACTTCGGCAGCGGCCAGGGCAGCACGCAGCTGGAGGTGGGCGCCTTCGACGTCGAGCGCGACAAGAAGCGCGAGCAGTGGCGGGAGGCGATCGACGTCATCACCCGCATGCTCACCGAGGTGCCGTTCACCGGCCACCAGGGTCAGTGGATCAACGTCCCGCCGCGCAATGTGGTGCCCAAGCCCAAGCAGAAGCCCCACCCGCCGCTGTGGGTGGCGTGCAGCTCGCCCGAGACGGTGGAGCACGCCGCGCGCAACGGCATGGGCGCGCTGTCGTTCGCGTTCGTCTCCCCCGAGGAGGCCAAGGAGCGCGTCGAGACCTACTACGATCTGATCGCCTCCGAGGAGTGCGTGCCGGCCGGCTACGCGGTCAACCCCAACTTCGCGCTGGTCATGCCGTTCATGTGCCACGAGGACGAGGAGACGGCGCTGGACCGCGGCGTGCACGGCGCCCACTTCTTCGCCTACTCGTTCCTGCACTACTGGATGCACGGCGCGCACCGGCCGGGCGCCACCGACATCGCCAGGGACTTCGCGGAGAACCGCGACGCCTTCGGCTTCAGCCGGCACCTGCCCCCGGAGACCCGGGCCGACATGGACCCCGACCTGCTCGCCCGGATCGACAACCTCCGCAAGGCCATCGGCACGCCCGACCAGCTGCGCGAGCTGGTCCGGTCGTACGAGGAGGTCGGCGTCGACCAGATCATCTTCCAGGTGCAGATCGGCGCCAACAAGCACGAGCACATCTGCGAGTCGCTGGAGCTGTTCGCCCGGGAGGTCATGCCCGAGTTCGCCGAGCGCCGGGAGGATCTCGACGCGGCCAAGGCCGCGCGTCTCGAGGTGCCGATCAAGGACGCGCTCTCGCGCCACCAGCCGGCCACCGTCGACGTCTCCCACGTGGTGATCAGCGCGGAGCAGGCGGAGATGCTGGAGAACACCGACGACGAGGACGACTGA
- a CDS encoding TetR/AcrR family transcriptional regulator gives MGHREDLLEGAKRCLREKGYARTTTRDIVAVSDTNLASIGYHFGSKENLLNEALIDALGEWGKELEGALAAAMGQDGGALERFESIWSRLVELFANDRALCAANIEVFAQIEHVPTVRQVLADGLEQGREGLGRLFGTVSEDTDQETARAVGSFYQALVTGVMVQWLIDPGHAPSGHDLTVALRQIAAGLMWNGGAREPEPEHV, from the coding sequence ATGGGACACCGCGAGGACCTGCTGGAGGGCGCCAAGCGCTGCCTGCGCGAGAAGGGGTACGCCCGTACCACCACCCGTGACATCGTGGCGGTCTCCGATACGAACCTCGCCTCGATCGGGTACCACTTCGGGTCGAAGGAGAACCTGCTCAACGAGGCCCTGATCGACGCGCTCGGGGAGTGGGGCAAGGAACTGGAGGGCGCGCTCGCCGCGGCGATGGGCCAGGACGGCGGCGCGCTGGAGCGGTTCGAGTCCATCTGGAGCCGCCTCGTCGAGTTGTTCGCCAACGACCGGGCCCTGTGCGCCGCGAACATCGAGGTGTTCGCGCAGATCGAGCACGTCCCGACCGTGCGCCAGGTGCTCGCCGACGGCCTGGAGCAGGGCAGGGAGGGCCTCGGCCGGCTGTTCGGCACGGTGAGCGAGGACACCGACCAGGAGACCGCCCGCGCCGTCGGGTCGTTCTACCAGGCCCTGGTCACCGGGGTCATGGTCCAGTGGCTGATCGACCCCGGACACGCGCCGTCGGGTCACGACCTCACCGTGGCGCTGCGCCAGATCGCCGCCGGCCTGATGTGGAACGGCGGCGCCCGGGAGCCCGAGCCCGAGCACGTCTGA
- a CDS encoding MFS transporter — MTTNQLAGRKEWLALVALAVPPLLVAIDITVLYFAIPSIAADLKPSSTQQLWIIDIYGFVLAGMLLTMGNLGDLFGRRRTLMIGCTIFGLASLGSAFATSPEMLIVCRAVQGLGGAALMPSSLALLPVIFTDAKQRRTAITVFSLAISAGAGFGPVLSGVLLNNFWWGSIFLINAPIIAILLIAMPFLVPAFRPPRDQVGQFDTLSALLSLVAVLSVIWGVKELAINGLEAVPLGAVVGGIVLAVIFALRQRHLTHPMIAPQLFRTRGFLPVLTVSATGFFLVIGFSVFTTQFLMEVIGLRPLPAALWSMASPVIAGSLVPVAMGMVEKVKPAYLMASGFLLAAIGFGIMTQVTADSGIFLVVSGIVGIGVGTALLFALLTDMAVAISPPRQVGAVSALTKTLQEFGGALGLAIFGTIGAAIYRNYLGTQIDGVPADAVRAARQTMGGAVAVTQSLAPDAARALLAVAREAFAKATSLTAILGIVIALVSAVLLVTRLSHVTYTKEGEEVLPGPVTPEVPTAI, encoded by the coding sequence ATGACTACGAATCAACTCGCCGGACGTAAGGAATGGCTGGCGCTCGTCGCACTCGCGGTGCCGCCTCTGCTGGTCGCCATCGACATCACGGTGCTCTACTTCGCCATCCCGTCGATCGCGGCAGACCTCAAGCCCTCCAGCACGCAGCAGCTGTGGATCATCGACATCTACGGGTTCGTGCTGGCCGGCATGCTCTTGACCATGGGTAACCTGGGCGATCTGTTCGGCCGCCGGCGCACCCTGATGATCGGTTGCACCATCTTCGGGCTCGCGTCCCTCGGCTCGGCGTTCGCCACGAGTCCCGAGATGCTGATCGTGTGCCGCGCGGTGCAGGGCCTGGGCGGAGCGGCGCTGATGCCGTCCTCGCTCGCGTTGCTGCCGGTCATCTTCACCGACGCCAAGCAGCGCCGCACCGCCATCACGGTGTTCTCGCTGGCCATCTCGGCCGGCGCGGGCTTCGGGCCGGTGCTGAGCGGTGTGCTGCTGAACAACTTCTGGTGGGGCTCGATCTTCCTGATCAACGCTCCGATCATCGCGATCCTGCTGATCGCGATGCCGTTCCTCGTCCCCGCCTTCCGGCCGCCGCGCGACCAGGTCGGCCAGTTCGACACGCTCAGCGCGCTGCTGTCGCTGGTGGCGGTGCTCAGCGTGATCTGGGGCGTCAAGGAGCTCGCGATCAACGGCCTGGAGGCGGTCCCGCTCGGCGCGGTCGTCGGCGGCATCGTGCTCGCGGTGATCTTCGCGTTGCGGCAGCGTCACCTGACCCACCCGATGATCGCTCCGCAGCTGTTCAGGACCCGCGGCTTCCTGCCGGTGCTGACGGTCAGCGCCACCGGGTTCTTCCTGGTGATCGGGTTCTCGGTGTTCACCACGCAGTTCCTGATGGAGGTCATCGGCCTGCGGCCGCTGCCGGCCGCGCTGTGGTCGATGGCGTCCCCGGTGATCGCGGGCAGCCTCGTGCCGGTCGCCATGGGCATGGTCGAGAAGGTGAAGCCGGCCTACCTGATGGCGTCCGGGTTCCTGCTCGCCGCGATCGGCTTCGGCATCATGACCCAGGTCACCGCCGACAGCGGCATCTTCCTGGTCGTGAGCGGCATCGTGGGCATCGGCGTCGGCACCGCGCTGCTGTTCGCCCTGCTGACCGACATGGCGGTCGCGATCTCTCCGCCGCGGCAGGTCGGCGCGGTCTCCGCGCTCACCAAGACGCTGCAGGAGTTCGGCGGCGCGCTCGGCCTGGCGATCTTCGGCACCATCGGTGCGGCGATCTACCGGAACTACCTGGGCACCCAGATCGACGGTGTGCCGGCCGATGCCGTGCGCGCCGCCCGGCAGACCATGGGTGGCGCGGTCGCCGTGACCCAGTCGCTGGCGCCCGACGCCGCGAGAGCGCTGCTCGCGGTCGCCCGTGAGGCGTTCGCCAAGGCGACCAGCCTCACCGCGATCCTCGGCATCGTGATCGCGCTCGTGTCGGCCGTACTGCTGGTGACCCGGCTCAGCCACGTCACGTACACGAAGGAAGGAGAGGAGGTGCTCCCCGGGCCGGTCACTCCGGAGGTCCCCACCGCGATTTGA
- a CDS encoding thioesterase II family protein, which yields MSELNGSDGWVRRFHPAPHAAARLICFPHAGGASTYFFPVSRTLSPGIEVLAIQYPGRQDRRTEPLIGDLHVLADVLAPLVRPWCDGPPVYLYGHSMGATLAFEVGLRLTQAGADPRGLVVSGRRAPSTFRDERVHLLSDDDFIAGLDKLSGTDPRLFADPQMVEMILPALRNDYRAAETYRYRPGPRLDCPLVALIGDEDAQVTVEEARVWAEHTTGRFDLGVYRGGHFFINDHAADVMRVIREVVAGRTPALPGQASALRG from the coding sequence ATGTCCGAACTGAACGGAAGCGACGGCTGGGTCCGGAGGTTCCACCCGGCGCCGCACGCCGCCGCCCGGTTGATCTGCTTCCCGCACGCGGGCGGCGCCTCGACGTACTTCTTCCCGGTGTCCAGGACCCTCTCGCCGGGCATCGAGGTGCTGGCCATCCAGTATCCCGGCCGGCAGGACCGGCGTACCGAACCGCTGATCGGCGACCTGCACGTGCTGGCCGACGTGCTGGCCCCCCTGGTGCGGCCCTGGTGCGACGGCCCGCCCGTCTACCTCTACGGCCACAGCATGGGCGCGACGCTGGCCTTCGAGGTCGGCCTACGGCTGACGCAGGCGGGAGCGGACCCCCGCGGCCTCGTGGTGTCGGGACGCCGGGCGCCTTCGACCTTCCGCGACGAGCGGGTGCACCTGCTGAGCGACGACGACTTCATCGCCGGCCTCGACAAGCTCTCGGGCACCGATCCGCGGCTCTTCGCGGATCCGCAGATGGTGGAGATGATCCTCCCGGCGCTGCGCAACGACTACCGGGCCGCGGAGACCTATCGTTACCGGCCGGGTCCCCGGCTCGACTGCCCCCTGGTGGCGCTGATCGGGGACGAGGACGCCCAGGTCACGGTCGAGGAGGCACGCGTCTGGGCCGAGCACACCACCGGCCGGTTCGACCTCGGGGTCTACCGGGGCGGGCACTTCTTCATCAACGACCACGCCGCCGACGTCATGCGGGTGATCCGTGAGGTCGTCGCCGGTCGTACGCCCGCCCTGCCCGGCCAGGCCAGCGCGCTGCGGGGGTAA
- a CDS encoding ABC transporter substrate-binding protein: MLSVVILSATACVSSPSGSASASCALSVGSLYEPQNLDNAGGGGQGAAEALAGNVYEALFRLTEAGAVEKSLVSDYTVSPDGLTYTFVLRRGVRFHSGTPMTSADVRHSLRRVLAGTSTSSRKNVLDMIRSVDAPDDHTVVVRLSSSSISLVYNLSQVWIVNHTLADPKTAEDGTGPYRLASWKRGATLTMERFGGYWGAAPKCGQVTFRYYTEAAALDNALLSGAVDVVTSVQSPDALAPFSDTSAFRITEGTSTTKLLLAFNCRRAPFDKPLVRRAVSAAIDDAKLLRSIWGERGMVIGSMVPPSDPWYEDLSGQNAYDVEAAKRMLAEAGYPDGFTMTLDTPQYDPHPTIAEFVKSELAKVGITVTIDIISADEWYSRVFQHHDFAATLQEHVNDRDIRYYGDPGFYWGYDNPEVADLIRRSESAKTTREQTDLLRRANHEIVEDAASDWLYLNPQIVVASARVTGYAANAVQAQFPVYGIDRR; this comes from the coding sequence GTGCTGTCCGTCGTCATCCTGTCGGCCACGGCCTGCGTTTCATCTCCCAGCGGCAGCGCGTCCGCTTCCTGTGCCCTGTCCGTCGGGTCTCTCTACGAGCCGCAGAATCTGGACAACGCCGGAGGCGGGGGACAGGGCGCGGCGGAGGCGCTGGCCGGCAACGTCTACGAGGCCCTCTTCCGCCTCACCGAGGCGGGTGCCGTCGAGAAGTCGCTGGTCTCCGACTACACGGTCAGCCCCGACGGCCTCACCTACACCTTCGTGCTGCGCCGTGGCGTCCGCTTCCACTCCGGCACTCCGATGACCTCCGCCGACGTCCGGCACAGCCTGCGGCGCGTCCTCGCCGGCACGTCCACGTCCTCGCGTAAGAACGTCCTCGACATGATCAGGAGCGTCGACGCGCCGGACGACCACACCGTCGTGGTCCGGCTCTCCAGCAGTTCGATCTCGCTCGTCTACAACCTCAGCCAGGTGTGGATCGTCAACCACACGCTGGCCGATCCGAAGACCGCGGAGGACGGCACCGGTCCCTACCGCCTCGCGTCCTGGAAGCGCGGCGCCACGCTGACCATGGAGCGATTCGGCGGCTACTGGGGGGCGGCGCCCAAATGCGGGCAGGTGACGTTCCGCTACTACACCGAGGCGGCGGCGCTCGACAACGCGCTGCTGTCCGGCGCGGTCGACGTCGTCACCAGCGTGCAGAGCCCGGACGCGCTGGCGCCGTTCTCCGACACCTCGGCGTTCCGGATCACCGAGGGCACGTCCACCACCAAGCTGCTGCTCGCCTTCAACTGCCGGCGCGCGCCCTTCGACAAGCCGCTGGTCCGCAGGGCCGTCAGCGCCGCGATCGACGACGCGAAACTGCTGCGGTCCATCTGGGGCGAGCGCGGCATGGTGATCGGCTCGATGGTGCCGCCCTCCGACCCCTGGTACGAGGACCTGAGCGGGCAGAACGCCTACGACGTCGAGGCGGCGAAGAGGATGCTCGCCGAGGCGGGCTACCCCGACGGCTTCACGATGACGCTCGACACCCCGCAGTACGACCCTCATCCGACCATCGCCGAGTTCGTGAAGTCGGAACTGGCCAAGGTCGGCATCACGGTGACGATCGACATCATCAGCGCCGACGAGTGGTACTCCCGTGTCTTCCAGCACCACGACTTCGCCGCGACCCTCCAGGAACACGTCAACGACCGCGACATCCGCTACTACGGCGACCCCGGCTTCTACTGGGGGTACGACAACCCCGAGGTCGCCGACCTGATCCGGAGGTCGGAGTCCGCGAAGACCACACGGGAGCAGACCGACCTGCTCCGGCGGGCCAACCACGAGATCGTCGAGGACGCCGCCAGCGACTGGCTCTATCTCAACCCGCAGATCGTCGTCGCCTCCGCCCGCGTGACCGGGTACGCGGCGAACGCGGTCCAGGCGCAGTTCCCCGTCTACGGGATCGACAGGCGCTGA
- a CDS encoding ABC transporter permease produces MAAYLVRRAILLAVSLAVSSVALFVLLRVLPGDPANALLDMGATARQAAAARHELGTDLPLSQQFGGWLRDLARLDLGRSLVSSLPVASEIAGRLGVTVPLTVLAFLLAALVAVPTGFFIALRRGTWYGTLLAGVSQLGLAVPVFWVGMLLVTVFALRLRWLPAGGFPAEDWADPAAALTSLLLPVLTIALVMAASLTRYVHSAALDVLDSDYLRTARALGAPLRVALRRHGLRNAAAPVVPILAIELATTFLGAVVVENVFALPGLGSMLVRAFAQHDYPVIQGVLTLSTATVLTIGFVADTAQRLIDPRLRRTTASA; encoded by the coding sequence ATGGCCGCCTATCTCGTCCGCAGGGCGATCCTGCTGGCTGTGTCCCTCGCCGTCTCCAGCGTGGCGCTGTTCGTGCTGCTCCGGGTGCTCCCCGGCGACCCGGCCAACGCGCTGCTCGACATGGGCGCCACCGCGCGGCAGGCGGCTGCCGCCCGGCACGAGCTCGGCACCGACCTGCCGCTGTCCCAGCAGTTCGGCGGGTGGCTGCGGGACCTGGCGCGGCTGGACCTCGGCCGGTCGCTGGTCAGCTCCCTGCCCGTGGCGTCCGAGATCGCCGGGCGACTGGGCGTCACCGTACCTCTGACGGTGCTGGCCTTCCTGCTGGCCGCGCTGGTTGCGGTGCCCACGGGATTCTTCATCGCGCTGCGCAGGGGCACCTGGTACGGCACACTGCTGGCGGGGGTGAGTCAGCTGGGCCTCGCCGTGCCGGTCTTCTGGGTGGGCATGCTGCTCGTCACCGTGTTCGCGCTGCGGCTGCGGTGGCTGCCGGCCGGCGGCTTCCCGGCCGAGGACTGGGCCGACCCGGCCGCCGCGCTCACCTCGCTCCTGCTGCCCGTGCTCACCATCGCGCTGGTGATGGCGGCCTCGCTGACCCGCTACGTCCACTCCGCCGCGCTGGACGTGCTCGACAGCGACTACCTGCGGACCGCCAGGGCGCTCGGCGCCCCGCTCCGCGTCGCGCTCCGGCGGCACGGGCTGCGCAATGCCGCTGCGCCCGTGGTGCCGATCCTCGCCATCGAACTGGCCACCACGTTCCTGGGGGCTGTCGTCGTGGAGAACGTCTTCGCGCTGCCGGGGCTCGGCAGCATGCTGGTGCGGGCGTTCGCCCAGCACGACTACCCCGTCATCCAGGGCGTCCTGACGCTGAGCACGGCCACCGTGCTCACGATCGGCTTCGTGGCCGACACGGCCCAGCGCCTCATCGACCCGCGGCTGCGCCGTACTACGGCGTCCGCGTGA